In Coccidioides posadasii str. Silveira chromosome 4, complete sequence, one genomic interval encodes:
- the AVT3 gene encoding neutral amino acid transporter (EggNog:ENOG410PFBU~COG:E~TransMembrane:11 (i346-369o375-396i421-439o459-477i484-505o525-548i560-587o607-628i649-666o672-688i708-730o)~BUSCO:3022at33183): protein MSDADEREPQQDSVPIAAPSASPGLPSESPASTSLPRHVATARLASPIPNNAEIQDASSRRAATPLQAVAEREPDFKGKAVASSPNKPGDSILTSGLRNVSSSPAPEEPPSRSGSPPSAETGPKFNLTGEENSPRNTPAPTENPQIIRRHLVQPQGNASEVNNENSSESEDSTGKNPADVDEFSSLQLQGGDITRPVYRWTEEAEAQEASRRRRSFDVPRPEPESATLDIGSIKIPGGFRRDYLRRAAGGAEGNGLHSSTGRDGRVVEPQLPTRSFLEFLTLYGHFAGEELEEDDEALGPDEYFVPELWREGEEEIGEETALLPPGAPGKHPRRHRDRAPKATNSATGAMLLLLKSFVGTGILFLPRAFLNGGMLFSSVVLVTVSLLSYYCFILLISTRSKIEGSFGDIGGALYGKHMRRIILGSIALSQFGFVSAYTVFVSTNLQAFVLAVSKCKTFISIQFLILMQLIIFLPLSLIRDISKLAFTALIADAFILLGIVYLYGVDIKTIIDQGGVADIKAFNPQSWQLLIGTAIFTYEGVGLIIPIQESMKRPQQFPRVLALCMIVITVIFLSSGVLGYATFGSATETVVLLNLPQDDKFVNGVQFLYSIAILLSTPLQLFPAIRIMENGLFTRSGKYNPGIKWKKNIFRFFLVVICAVVAWGGAADLDKFVALVGSFACVPLVYVYPPLLHWKAVATTRFRRWSDIALAVFGTLVCIYTTILTVHNWVAGSSEPSKPGHCDV, encoded by the exons ATGTCGGATGCCGATGAGAGAGAACCGCAGCAGGACTCCGTGCCAATAGCAGCGCCGTCTGCCTCTCCCGGTCTCCCTTCTGAATCCCCCGCCTCGACCTCTCTTCCCAGGCATGTCGCTACTGCCCGTCTCGCCTCCCCGATTCCAAACAATGCAGAAATCCAGGACGCATCCTCGAGGAGAGCAGCGACTCCGCTCCAAGCCGTAGCCGAGAGAGAGCCAGATTTCAAGGGCAAGGCTGTTGCATCATCGCCAAATAAGCCTGGAGACTCCATATTGACTTCGGGACTTCGAAATGTGTCGTCTTCGCCAGCACCAGAAGAACCGCCGTCACGATCTGGCTCTCCACCATCGGCAGAAACTGGCCCGAAATTCAATCTTACTGGCGAAGAAAATAGCCCTCGCAACACTCCCGCCCCGACAGAGAATCCGCAGATTATCCGGAGGCACCTAGTCCAGCCTCAAGGCAACGCCTCGGAGGTCAACAATgagaattcttctgaatcAGAAGATAGCACTGGGAAGAATCCGGCTGATGTGGATGAATTCTCTAGTTTACAGCTCCAAGGCGGGGATATCACTCGCCCTGTATACCGGTGGACTGAGGAAGCAGAGGCCCAGGAGGCATCAAGGCGCCGGCGGAGCTTCGACGTTCCTCGGCCAGAGCCTGAGAGTGCGACGTTGGACATTGGCTCGATCAAGATTCCAGGAGGATTTCGAAGAGATTATCTCCGCAGGGCAGCTGGAGGCGCAGAAGGTAATGGTCTTCATTCATCTACGGGGCGTGACGGGCGTGTCGTCGAGCCGCAGCTACCCACACGAAGCTTCCTCGAGTTCTTAACGCTGTACGGACACTTTGCTGGCGAGGAACtggaagaggatgatgaaGCTCTTGGCCCCGATGAATACTTCGTTCCCGAGCTATGGCGTGAAGGGGAGGAGGAGATTGGTGAAGAAACCGCCCTTCTCCCGCCGGGTGCTCCAGGAAAACACCCTCGAAGGCATAGGGATCGCGCCCCCAAAGCTACCAACTCCGCCACTGGTGCAATGCTACTGTTATTAAAGTCGTTCGTGGGCACAGGAATTTTGTTTCTCCCCAGGGCCTTTCTTAATGGCGGTATGCTGTTCAGTTCGGTCGTTTTGGTGACTGTGTCTCTTCTAAGCTACTACTGCTTTATCCTTCTCATCAGCACAAGATCAAAGATAGAAGGCTCCTTTGGCGACATTGGTGGCGCCCTATATGGAAAGCACATGAGGAGAATCATTCTCGGTTCCATAGCCCTTAGCCAGTTCGGTTTTGTTTCGGCTTATACGGTTTTTGTTTCTACGAATTTGCAGGCTTTTGTGCTCGCTGTGAGCAAGTGCAAAACTTTTATCAGTATTCAGTTTTTGATACTGATGCAGCTGatcatctttcttcctctctccctTATTCGTGACATCAGCAAACTCGCATTCACTGCGCTTATCGCGGACGCTTTTATTCTCCTGGGAATCGTCTATCTCTATGGGGTTGATATCAAAACCATTATTGACCAGGGTGGAGTTGCGGACATCAAAGCATTTAACCCGCAGAGTTGGCAACTTCTAATCGGGACTGCCATTTTCACGTATGAAGGCGTCGGTCTTATAATCCCCATTCAGGAGTCCATGAAACGCCCCCAGCAATTTCCACGAGTTTTGGCGCTTTGTATGATTGTTATTACCGTGATATTCCTTTCCAGTGGTGTGCTCGGATATGCGACGTTCGGCTCTGCCACCGAGACCGTGGTGCTACTCAACTTGCCCCAAGATGATAAGTTCGTCAACGGTGTACAATTCTTATACTCCATCGCCATCCTCCTCAGCACACCTTTACAGCTGTTTCCGGCAATTCGAATTATGGAAAACGGATTGTTTACTCGGAGTGGAAAATATAACCCAGGTATCAAGTGGAAAAAGAACATTTTCCGGTTTTTCCTGGTCGTAATTTGTGCAGTGGTCGCCTGGGGTGGAGCTGCCGATCTGGACAAGTTTGTCGCCCTTGTGGGAAGTTTCGCCTGTGTGCCCCTGGTCTACGTGTATCCG CCATTGCTACACTGGAAAGCTGTCGCCACCACTCGATTCCGGCGATGGTCAGATATTGCCTTGGCAGTATTTGGCACACTTGTATGCATTTACACAACTATACTGACCGTACACAACTGGGTCGCTGGCTCAAGCGAACCCAGCAAACCTGGTCATTGCGACGTTTAA
- a CDS encoding uncharacterized protein (EggNog:ENOG410PGPN~COG:P~TransMembrane:11 (o112-133i145-169o238-257i269-291o336-354i366-387o407-428i458-476o482-501i513-533o539-558i)~BUSCO:564at33183) yields the protein MMGGDAGGDATGRGMSAADGESPPPETEQPYQPLRSASASSLPFEGWKKSTANSSSRRSISRNGDRRSQRAQSATRIRRASLSSQLPGRLDFLDRKEKGPFPPTLVDVSKKLGTFSGVFVPTTLNVLSILMFLRFGFILGQSGVLGMLGMLVASYMINLVTTMSISAIATNGTVRGGGAYYLISRSLGPEFGGSIGTVFYIGCVFNTGMNAVGLVDCLTQSFGSASGSLSNFLLEGFWWQYLWGTIVLVLCTGICLAGSSMFARASNGLLAVLLVATYSIPLSPLLLGPFANDKIGIEYTGFSLTTFLGNLKPGFTKGAAGSQIPGKESFQNLFGILYPATGGIFAGASMSGDLKNPSRSIPKGTLSGLGLTFATYTIVILVIASTVTRESLYRDVNIIQDINMSAALIVLGEFATTFFSALMGLIGASKLLQAIARDDLIPGVSFFARGTPKTDEPTRAIIFTFVIAQLTMLLDINQIASFITMIYLMTFLVTNLACFLLKIGSAPNFRPSFHYFNSWTALAGALVSGTSMFFVDGVYAAGCVCVLVLLFLLIHYTTPPKSWGDVSQSLIYHQVRKYLLRLRPEHVKFWRPQVLLFVDNFDVQYKMIHFCNSLKKGGLFVLGHILVTKEFASAVPEARREQTLWNKFVEYSKVKAFVNVTVAPTIEWGVRNVVLNSGLGGMRPNIVVIDQFRRQSGRLSAEGDDNAVPARGRTSAPQGPRMEVIDKACSMSVQSYVTVLEDLLFKLRINVAIARGFEDLELPSPTGRGTKRYIDLWPIQMSAEFSGEGCYSSQNIVTTNFDTYTLILQLGCILHTVPSWKNSYKLRVAVFVEYETDVEEERGRVATLLEKLRIEAEVLVFWLASGGLKSYKIIVNGEQAALAERARVDSVLEEEDWWQEIKRFRKGEHDRRTKGRSGQPSRPHPTWLRSQEEHENSPLRKFIESSRRRRSVGSLGGMAVSLGMQTQRLLDSMVDYHPDESDESSSGGGSEMEAYVSEADDEDEDVDADAEDIGDEPSSPAEARTTPRPAFLGSPRKPRIDARKRRVGSVSESAVTDSEDSGTEASTSCPAHPAISRVKAEGTAPSRDKSGMVRTSSMVRFSSAPIPETKVATEEGTGPSIMFAATDLGRPGPRSSSSIYKRPSSPDHPRPESSARADRASGYPLQASVPLSFNDLPRRAQHLIVNELMKSHSKKTAVIMTTLPSPVEGTCRDPGASQQYLSDLEVLYSGLPPCLLVHSNSMTVTMNL from the exons ATGATGGGCGGAGATGCTGGTGGAGATGCCACTGGTCGGGGAATGTCAGCGGCTGACGGGGAGTCTCCCCCTCCCGAGACAGAGCAGCCATATCAGCCTTTGCGGTCTGCATCTGCTTCCTCGCTGCCGTTTGAAGGTTGGAAAAAGAGCACTGCGAACTCATCCAGCCGCAGAAGTATCAGCAGAAATGGAGATAGGCGCTCACAAAGGGCGCAGAGTGCCACCAGGATCCGGCGGGCGTCGCTCTCCTCCCAACTTCCCGGTAGGCTTGACTTTCTAGATCGGAAGGAAAAAGGTCCCTTTCCGCCCACCCTGGTTGATGTATCGAAAAAGCTTGGAACATTTTCCGGTGTTTTTGTTCCTACAACTTTAAATGTTCTGAGCATTCTCATGTTCCTTCGATTCGGCTTCATCCTTGGGCAGAGCGGGGTCTTGGGAATGTTGG GAATGCTTGTTGCCTCGTATATGATTAATTTGGTTACGACAATGTCCATATCTGCAATCGCAACCAATGGAACCGTTCGAGGTGGCGGTGCCTACTACCTTATTTCACGCTCCTTGGGACCTGAATTTGGAGGCTCTATTGGCACCGTATTCTACATAGGCTGTGTGTTCAACACAGGAATGAACGCTGTTGGTTTGGTTGATTGTCTGACCCAGAGCTTTGGCTCCGCATCGGGATCTTTGTCTAATTTCCTCCTGGAAGGCTTCTGGTGGCAGTACCTCTGGGGTACAATAGTTTTGGTCTTGTGCACGGGGATCTGCTTGGCGGGGAGCTCAATGTTCGCTAGGGCTAGTAACGGACTCCTTGCAGTCCTGCTAGTGGCGACATATAGCATTCCGCTCTCCCCGCTACTACTCGGTCCATTCGCAAACGATAAAATTGGTATAGAGTACACCGGCTTTAGCCTGACAACGTTCCTTGGGAATTTAAAACCGGGATTCACCAAAGGAGCAGCAGGAAGCCAGATCCCAGGCAAGGAGAGTTTCCAAAATTTGTTTGGCATATTGTACCCTGCAACGGGGGGAATATTTGC GGGCGCGAGTATGTCGGGCGATTTGAAGAACCCAAGTCGATCCATCCCGAAAGGTACCCTATCCGGACTCGGCTTGACGTTTGCCACTTATACTATTGTGATCTTGGTCATTGCCTCGACAGTGACAAGAGAATCTTTATATAGAGATGTTAATATTATACAAGAT ATCAATATGTCCGCTGCTCTCATCGTTCTCGGAGAATTTGCAACCACTTTTTTCTCGGCCCTGATGGGCCTCATCGGCGCGTCAAAGCTACTTCAGGCTATTGCTAGAGATGATCTCATTCCCGGCGTCTCCTTTTTTGCCAGAGGAACGCCAAAAACCGATGAGCCTACGCGAGCTATTATATTTACCTTTGTTATCGCGCAGTTGACAATGTTGCTTGATATCAATCAGATTGCGTCGTTTATCACTATGATTTATCTAATGACATTTCTAGTGACAAATCTTGCGTGTTTCTTACTCAAAATTGGGTCTGCACCAAATTTCCGCCCTTCGTTTCATTATTTCAACTCCTGGACAGCACTAGCTGGAGCATTGGTTAGTGGCACTAGTATGTTTTTCGTTGATGGCGTATACGCGGCGGGGTGCGTTTGCGTTTTGGTACTCCTCTTTCTTCTTATCCACTACACCACGCCTCCGAAATCATGGGGCGATGTTAGCCAAAGCTTGATTTACCATCAAGTTCGAAAGTATCTGCTACGCCTCCGCCCCGAACATGTGAAGTTCTGGCGCCCACAGGTACTCCTCTTTGTTGACAACTTTGACGTGCAGTACAAAATGATACATTTCTGCAACTCGTTGAAGAAAGGCGGATTGTTCGTGCTGGGCCATATTCTTGTGACTAAAGAGTTTGCAAGTGCGGTACCTGAAGCAAGGCGAGAACAAACGCTATGGAATAAATTTGTCGAATATTCAAAAGTCAAAGCGTTTGTTAACGTTACGGTGGCCCCTACAATCGAATGGGGAGTGAGGAATGTAGTTCTGAATTCCGGGTTGGGGGGCATGAGGCCTAACATCGTTGTCATCGATCAGTTCCGCCGACAAAGCGGGCGGCTCAGCGCAGAGGGTGACGACAACGCAGTGCCCGCACGTGGAAGGACAAGTGCTCCACAGGGTCCTAGGATGGAGGTTATCGACAAGGCATGCTCGATGAGTGTACAAAGCTACGTGACTGTATTGGAGGATCTTCTTTTCAAGCTTCGAATTAATGTTGCCATCGCGCGAGGATTTGAGGATCTGGAGCTACCCAGCCCTACAGGGCGTGGTACCAAACGGTACATCGATCTTTGGCCCATCCAGATGTCTGCAGAGTTTTCTGGTGAAGGGTGTTACAGCAGCCAAAATATTGTGACAACCAACTTTGACACGTATACGCTTATTTTACAGCTGGGATGTATCCTTCATACGGTGCCATCCTGGAAGAATTCTTACAAGTTGAGAGTGGCGGTATTCGTGGAGTATGAGACAGACGTCGAAGAGGAGCGTGGAAGGGTTGCAACGTTATTAGAGAAGCTGCGGATCGAAGCTGAAGTGCTCGTGTTCTGGCTTGCGAGTGGGGGACTTAAATCTTATAAAATCATCGTGAATGGAGAACAAGCCGCTTTGGCGGAGAGGGCACGGGTTGATTCTGTTCTGGAAGAGGAGGATTGGTGGCAGGAGATCAAGAGATTCCGAAAGGGGGAACATGACCGTCGAACGAAGGGAAGATCGGGGCAACCTTCACGCCCACACCCTACGTGGCTACGTTCGCAAGAGGAGCACGAAAACAGCCCCCTACGAAAGTTTATCGAGTCATCCCGGAGAAGAAGATCTGTAGGAAGCCTTGGCGGTATGGCAGTCAGCCTAGGCATGCAAACCCAACGCCTATTGGACTCCATGGTCGACTACCATCCTGATGAAAGTGACGAGTCATCGTCTGGTGGAGGAAGTGAAATGGAAGCATATGTGAGCGAAGCGGACGACGAAGATGAAGACGTGGATGCAGATGCAGAGGACATAGGGGATGAGCCATCGTCACCGGCGGAAGCCAGGACAACTCCTAGGCCAGCATTTCTAGGGAGTCCAAGAAAGCCGCGTATCGATGCCAGAAAACGTCGCGTAGGTTCTGTATCGGAGTCTGCCGTGACTGATTCAGAGGACTCCGGAACGGAAGCTTCGACGTCTTGTCCTGCGCACCCAGCAATCAGCAGGGTGAAAGCTGAGGGGACAGCGCCTTCTCGGGACAAATCAGGCATGGTCAGAACCTCTTCAATGGTGAGGTTTTCTTCGGCGCCAATACCAGAAACGAAGGTCGCGACGGAGGAGGGGACAGGACCATCGATCATGTTTGCCGCAACAGACTTGGGACGGCCTGGGCCCAGATCCTCTTCGTCTATCTACAAGCGACCCTCTTCCCCCGACCACCCCAGGCCGGAGTCGTCAGCGCGGGCCGACCGTGCTTCGGGCTATCCGTTACAGGCTTCTGTTCCACTCTCATTTAACGATCTCCCACGCCGTGCGCAGCATCTCATTGTGAACGAGCTGATGAAGTCACATAGCAAGAAGACTGCGGTTATCATGACCACGCTCCCGTCTCCAGTAGAAGGGACCTGTCGAGATCCCGGGGCGAGCCAGCAGTACTTGAGTGACTTAGAGGTATTGTACAGTGGCCTCCCACCTTGCTTACTTGTGCATAGCAACAGCATGACTGTGACGATGAATCTTTAA
- a CDS encoding uncharacterized protein (EggNog:ENOG410PIFV~COG:Z), which produces MQACAGNLASRECIGEYQTNFSFEGVHLVKTFVERPGEMAELERVLLPQRQNMRQKIFVLHGLGGIGKTQLAVEFTRRHRRKFSSVFWLDGSDKVSLKLSIARCARRIPASQISDASRTYSMNSTGNIDKLARRKDPLAYNVQQYFSGADHGSVLTTTRLASLEQLGGSQQVNKIDRAQAQEILESWYRKELGRF; this is translated from the exons ATGCAGGCATGTGCGGGCAACCTAGCGAGCCGAGAAT GCATTGGAGAATACCAGACAAACTTTAGCTTTGAAGGCGTTCACCTAGTGAAAACATTTGTGGAGAGACCCGGCGAGATGGCAGAGCTCGAACGAGTACTTCTGCCGCAGAGGCAGAACATGCGACAGAAGATCTTTGTACTCCATGGACTCGGCGGCATAGGCAAGACACAGCTGGCTGTCGAGTTCACACGGCGACACCGTCGCAAGTTCAGTTCGGTGTTTTGGCTCGACGGAAGCGATAAAGTCAGCCTTAAGCTAAGCATTGCAAGATGCGCCCGTAGGATTCCTGCGAGCCAAATCTCAGATGCGAGCAGAACATACTCCATGAACTCTACGGGCAATATTGACAAG CTCGCACGCCGCAAAGACCCGCTTGCATATAATGTCCAACAGTACTTCTCTGGCGCGGACCATGGGTCCGTCCTCACCACGACCAGACTAGCGTCGCTAGAGCAGCTGGGCGGTTCGCAGCAAGTCAACAAGATAGATAGAGCTCAGGCGCAGGAAATCTTAGAGAGCTGGTATAGAAAAGAGCTCGGTAGGTTCTAA
- the MEP6 gene encoding Neutral protease 2 mep6 (SECRETED:SignalP(1-19)~EggNog:ENOG410PNJQ~COG:O~MEROPS:MER0001399), with translation MRLSSSLIALVALAGQALALPFNELAERDTGLDVKLIPIGNTRVKAIITNNADHEMSFVKYNTLFDSSPVRKVQISKDGSIIPFKGIHLYYDIDNLPKEAYKTLAPGASAEAEFDIAETSDLSAGGSFKISAEGSIPVIDGQGTKPTSSIRFKANTLTMDIDGEMASRVASAIPELNKRTRVDNQTCTGQYAQLLQGGLRTCATYAQRAAQAASGGNAQKFQEYFKTTNQQTRQNVARRFQAIAQECSSANQGRTIYFCQDVYGYCQGAIAYTVPDRSHVVNCPAYWSLPPVLNRGLGPDHGYVIVHEFTHAPSVFSPGTVDHAYGYEQCRRLNAQQSLNNADSYSLFAADVSRN, from the exons ATGCGTctttcatcttctttgattGCCCTGGTGGCATTGGCCGGCCAAGCACTTGCTTTGCCTTTCAATGAGTTGGCTGAGCGTGATACTGGACTTGATGTCAAGCTCATCCCCATTGGAAACACCCGTGTGAAGGCAATCATCACCAACAATGCTGACCATGAGATGTCCTTTGTGAAGTATAATACCTTATTTGACTCCTCGCCAGTGCGCAAGGTCCAGATCTCTAAGGATG GCTCTATCATTCCTTTCAAGGGCATCCACCTCTACTATGACATTGACAACCTTCCCAAGGAGGCTTACAAGACTTTGGCTCCGGGTGCCAGTGCTGAAGCTGAATTTGACATTGCTGAGACATCTGACCTCTCCGCCGGTGGCTCTTTTAAGATCTCTGCTGAAGGCAGCATTCCTGTCATTGATGGCCAGGGCACTAAGCCCACCAGCTCGATTCGTTTTAAGGCCAATACCTTGACCATGGATATTGATGGTGAAATGGCTTCCAGAGTCGCTAGCGCCATCCCAGAGCTTAACAAGCGCACCCGTGTTGACAACCAGACCTGTACTGGTCAATACGCCCAACTCCTGCAAGGCGGTCTTCGCACCTGTGCCACCTATGCCCAGCGTGCTGCCCAGGCAGCTTCCGGGGGGAATGCTCAGAAGTTCCAGGAATACTTCAAGACCACCAATCAACAGACGCGCCAGAATGTTGCCCGCCGCTTCCAGGCCATTGCCCAGGAATGTAGCTCTGCCAACCAGGGCCGCACGATCTATTTCTGCCAGGATGTCTACGGCTACTGCCAGGGTGCCATTGCTTACACTGTCCCAGACCGCAGCCATGTTGTCAACTGCCCAGCCTACTGGAGTCTGCCTCCTGTTCTCAACCGCGGTCTTGGCCCTGACCATGGCTATGTTATTGTTCACGAGTTCACTCATGCTCCTAGTGTTTTCAGCCCTGGCACTGTCGACCATGCTTACGGATATGAGCAATGCAGGAGACTTAATGCCCAGCAGTCTCTTAACAATGCTGACAGCTACTCTCTCTTTGCTGCTG ATGTCTCCCGCAACTAA
- a CDS encoding uncharacterized protein (EggNog:ENOG410PV13) has protein sequence MSASFIDPTSNDQPFVADIPSSDAQNINRDGSIDRPLFTQLTDAKSRPITTQVLDFALDLDEYPKTNEHGYTYVVNIAGCKMTNDLWRAFKESQKIISLVKDDQTKRNAYSYIRSISFLFRQGLACKQSQESCKPVFKRFDNPNPAGHCSPYITCINANVTYPHDHFFRAINGRTQLDMVFLEELFSENVVNDFEACNVIEPNSTRKRDCGFDHPRGSGRLISLKCSVIFHAFLPNNIESCPWLLFVSHGKHTHPPPPPSKPPRVVMKRITQLVSNMISPNLTLTSFLKSPALEELCLEYNTSSLSNIHASLTNMDRISTIIRKQRLLCYPEGQGYNSVLLEQSRNPAIKEYIQKMYQDPEGLMIICILKDQARLLSELNFFEVDISYKRLKGSNLNEVVFATFLAQHAKVITLVRVFTEHDSKNGYYLLFKRVFDVIETLIGLPIAWFHLHGVGIEGVGLDMDRKQTDGLALYLTEIDTEHRDRDWQLRNIVIFSRVRFMRGITQAVGARDRGIGVYSRMASLLDCHSQEDYMQLCNLLIAHENQKVQDWARHKKDIIIASGLNKHCSLIPEHIYERLRKHTNAAEQTHNKSYAFGKHESLLQALTSSWKLDKRDILQYHAREDYGACHSYQSSNIESLYHRHIQREESVQRRRSYSQFRASTEDIVDIDTRSQASTISAGSSLGNLDSIPQRSPRPARRARSSQVSLRQQASQNILSQTTEQNSVDFQARKEQLELGLMEEQLKEKRLMNKEREIALQEREVELARKKQCLGL, from the exons ATGTCTGCTTCATTTATAGATCCGACATCTAATGACCAACCTTTTGTGGCTGATATCCCTTCATCTGACGCCCagaatataaatagagatgGCAGCATTGACAGG CCATTGTTTACCCAATTGACTGATGCTAAATCCCGTCCGATTACAACTCAAGTGCTTGATTTTGCCTTGGACCTTGATGAATATCCGAAAACCAATGAACATGGATACACATACGTTGTTAATATTGCCGGTTGTA AGATGACGAATGATTTATGGAGGGCTTTCaaagaatctcagaagaTTATAAGTCTTGTCAAAGATGATCAAACAAAACGAAATGCATACAG TTATATCCGGAGTATTTCCTTCCTTTTCCGACAAGGATTGGCATGCAAGCAATCACAAGAGTCTTGTAAACCTGTGTTTAAACGATTTGACAACCCA AACCCGGCCGGGCATTGTAGCCCTTATATTACATGCATTAATGCAAATGTCACATATCCACATGATCATTTTTTCCGTGCAATAAATGGTCGTACACAGCTTGATATGGTCTTCCTAGAAGAACTATTCAGTGAGAATGTGGTTAATGATTTTGAGGCTTGTAACGTTATTGAACCAAATTCTACACGAAAAAGAGATTGTG GATTTGATCACCCACGTGGTTCTGGTCGCTTGATTTCTCTCAAGTGTTCAGTTATCTTTCATGCCTTCCTGCCAAACAATATTGAATCCTGTCCTTGGCTGCTCTTCGTTTCACATGGCAAACATACACatccaccacctcctcctAGCAAGCCACCTAGAGTTGTTATGAAACGCATAACACAGCTGGTTTCAAACATGATATCACCAAATCTAACATTAA CCTCCTTTTTGAAGTCACCGGCTCTTGAAGAACTTTGTCTTGAATACAATACATCCTCCTTGTCAAACATACATGCAAGCTTGACAAATATGGATCGAATATCCACAATTATCCGCAAACAACGATTACTTTGCTATCCAGAGGGACAGGGATATAATAGTGTTTTGCTGGAGCAAAGCCGTAATCCAGCAATTAAG GAATATATTCAAAAGATGTATCAAGATCCTGAAGGTCTAATGATCATCTGCATATTGAAAGATCAGGCAAGATTACTCTCAGAGCTTAATTTCTTCGAGGTGGATATATCTTATAAGCGCCTAAAAGGCTCTAACCTAAATGAAGTGGTGTTTGCAACTTTTCTGGCTCAACATGCAAAAG TTATTACGCTTGTGCGTGTGTTTACGGAGCATGATAGTAAGAATGGGTACTATCTTCTATTCAAGCGGGTATTTGATGTTATTGAAACACTCATTGGTCTTCCAATAGCATGGTTTCATTTACATGGAGTGGGAATTGAAGGAGTTGGATTAGATATGGACCGAAAACAAACAGACG GCCTTGCTCTCTATCTAACTGAGATTGACACGGAGCACCGGGATCGAGATTGGCAATTACGCAATATTGTCATATTCTCTCGAGTACGTTTCATGCGTGGAATTACTCAGGCAGTTGGAGCAAGAGATAGAGGCATTGGCGTTTATAGTCGCATGGCAAGCTTGTTGGACTGCCATTCACAAGAGGATTATATGCAACTATGCAATCTACTGATTG CACATGAAAATCAGAAGGTTCAGGACTGGGCAAGACataaaaaagatattattattgCTTCAGGATTGAACAAGCATTGCAGTTTGATTCCAGAGCATATATATGAGAGGTTACGAAAGCATACTAATGCCGCGGAACAAACTCATAATAAATCTTATGCTTTTGGCAAACATGAGTCTCTATTGCAGGCTTTGACCAG CTCATGGAAACTTGATAAGCGTGATATTTTACAATATCATGCACGCGAGGATTATGGCGCGTGTCACTCATATCAATCAAGTAATATTGAGTCTCTATATCACCGGCATATTCAACGTGAAG AAAGTGTTCAACGTCGGCGGTCCTACTCACAATTTCGTGCCTCAACTGAAGATATAGTGGATATAGACACTAGATCCCAAGCCTCTACTATTTCTGCTGGCTCATCTTTGGGTAACCTGGACTCTATTCCTCAAAGATCTCCAAGGCCAGCCAGAAGAGCACG GTCTTCCCAAGTTTCATTACGTCAACAAGCCTCGCAAAACATTTTGAGTCAGACTACTGAGCAAAATTCTGTTGATTTTCAGGCAAGAAAAGAACAGCTTGAATTGGGTTTAATGGAGGAGCAGCTAAAAGAAAAACGATTAATGAATAAAGAACGAGAAATAGCATTACAGGAACGGGAGGTGGAGTTAGCTCGGAAGAAACAATGTCTAGGACTCTAG
- a CDS encoding uncharacterized protein (EggNog:ENOG410PYR8) — MAHLRDNAYYQRYLEGVASGEIVLPEYTTMLGSVVLHYGEVFCRVKDCYKAKKPFSATNNLRSHIRSHKNITVYDGGSGRASQADIDKAVAFYKSLVDHDGDDEDDNDDDEDEDEDGEHGEHGDGENDDASDDGQAMAKLPKIIWRKDGKAPNLTAMRKLCKELGIEFPCKYCKEQGITCIQDVKNCLVFDDFDPED, encoded by the exons ATGGCTCATTTACGCGATAAT GCCTACTACCAACGGTATCTTGAGGGTGTTGCCAGTGGAGAGATTGTCCTGCCTGAGTACACGACG ATGCTGGGGTCTGTTGTTCTGCACTATGGGGAGGTCTTCTGCCGGGTAAAGGACTGCTATAAGGCAAAG AAACCGTTTTCGGCCACCAACAATCTCCGCAGCCACATCCGTTCACATAAGAATATTACGGTGTATGATGGTGGTTCGGGCCGAGCCAGTCAAGCAGATATTGATAAGGCCGTTG CATTTTATAAGTCATTGGTTGATCATGATGGGGATGATGAGGACG ataatgatgatgatgaggatgaggacgagGATGGGGAGCATGGGGAGCATGGGGATGGGGAGAATGATGATG CAAGTGATGATGGACAGGCAATGG CTAAACTCCCGAAGATTATCTGGCGGAAGGATGGCAAAGCA CCAAATCTTACGGCTATGAGGAAGCTTTGCAAGGAGCTTGGCATTGAGTTCCCTTGCAAATATTGCAAGGAACAGGGCATCA CTTGTATTCAAGATGTGAAGAATTGCCTTGTCTTTGATGATTTTGATCCAGAGGATTAG